Proteins encoded in a region of the Melioribacteraceae bacterium genome:
- a CDS encoding NAD(P)-binding domain-containing protein produces the protein MKIGILGSGPVAKTLGLGFIRSGHHVKLGTRDINKLKEWLNEAGSNASAGSFSEAASFGEIVVLATLFSGTENAIKISGLENFSNKVVVDTTNPLDFSSGVPPKFTAAPGNSAGEQIQAWLPESKVVKAFNSVSASIMVNPKLQEGNPDLLIAGDDIDAKKKVIGLAGEFGWQNIIDIGDIKHSFWLEAFAMLWIEFGFKYNHWTHAFKLLYK, from the coding sequence ATGAAAATTGGAATTCTTGGTTCTGGCCCGGTTGCAAAAACTCTGGGACTCGGTTTTATAAGATCTGGGCATCATGTAAAGCTTGGAACAAGAGATATTAATAAACTTAAGGAATGGTTAAATGAAGCCGGTTCAAATGCTTCTGCCGGTAGTTTTTCTGAAGCTGCATCCTTTGGTGAAATAGTTGTTCTCGCGACTCTCTTTAGCGGTACAGAAAACGCAATTAAAATTTCAGGACTCGAGAATTTTTCTAATAAGGTTGTTGTCGATACAACAAATCCGCTCGACTTCAGCAGCGGAGTCCCGCCTAAGTTTACTGCTGCGCCAGGCAACTCTGCCGGTGAACAGATTCAGGCATGGCTCCCTGAATCAAAGGTTGTTAAAGCCTTCAATTCGGTCAGCGCCTCAATTATGGTTAATCCTAAACTTCAGGAAGGTAATCCGGATCTGTTAATAGCCGGGGACGACATCGATGCGAAGAAAAAAGTAATAGGTTTAGCAGGTGAATTCGGATGGCAGAATATAATTGATATCGGTGATATAAAGCACTCATTCTGGCTGGAAGCGTTCGCAATGCTCTGGATTGAATTCGGCTTTAAGTATAATCACTGGACACACGCTTTTAAACTACTTTATAAGTAA
- a CDS encoding carboxylate-amine ligase, translating to MSDKLFTIGIEEEFQIVDPVTRELKSHIELILGDGKVILKEQVKAEMHQSVVEVGSNVCYNIKDARKEVVRLRSSLARIAKQHGLEIAAAGTHPFSKWAEQKITDHPRYHDVVEDMQDVARANLIFGLHVHIGLENKEDTIHIMNALRYFLPHIFALSTSSPFWEGRKTGFKSYRTKIFDRFPRTGIPDHFNSYGEFESYVNLLIKTGCIDNAKRIWWDVRPHPFFNTLEVRICDIPMLVDETIAISALIQAVVAKLHKLLKKNLGFRLYRRLLINENKWRAARYGLEGKMIDFGKQEEVDTVYLIHELLDFVDEVVDELDSRDEINYVKEILKMKTGAYRQLQVFEKTNDLRKVVDFIIEQTNFGLEI from the coding sequence ATGAGTGACAAACTATTCACGATCGGCATAGAAGAGGAATTCCAGATTGTTGACCCTGTTACACGTGAACTCAAATCCCACATCGAACTGATTCTAGGTGACGGAAAAGTCATTCTCAAAGAACAGGTGAAAGCAGAAATGCACCAATCCGTTGTAGAGGTCGGCTCGAATGTCTGCTACAATATTAAAGATGCCCGTAAAGAGGTTGTACGACTGAGATCCAGCCTTGCACGAATCGCAAAACAGCACGGACTTGAAATCGCAGCTGCCGGAACACATCCATTTTCAAAGTGGGCGGAACAAAAAATTACAGATCATCCGCGCTATCATGATGTAGTAGAGGATATGCAGGATGTTGCCCGGGCAAATTTAATCTTCGGATTGCATGTTCATATCGGTCTGGAAAATAAGGAAGATACGATCCATATAATGAATGCTCTGAGATATTTTCTACCTCATATTTTTGCACTCTCTACATCATCACCATTCTGGGAAGGGAGGAAAACAGGTTTTAAATCCTACCGTACAAAAATATTCGACCGCTTTCCTCGTACTGGAATTCCCGATCATTTCAATAGTTATGGTGAATTTGAATCGTATGTAAATCTCCTTATAAAAACTGGATGCATCGATAATGCCAAACGAATCTGGTGGGATGTTCGGCCTCATCCGTTTTTTAACACTTTAGAGGTCCGGATATGCGACATTCCCATGCTGGTTGATGAAACAATTGCAATCTCAGCATTGATTCAGGCGGTTGTTGCAAAACTTCATAAACTGCTTAAGAAAAATCTTGGATTCAGATTGTACAGACGGCTGTTGATAAATGAAAATAAATGGCGCGCCGCACGATACGGTTTGGAAGGTAAAATGATTGACTTCGGGAAACAGGAGGAGGTGGATACGGTTTATCTGATTCATGAGCTTCTCGATTTTGTAGATGAAGTCGTCGACGAACTCGACAGCCGCGATGAAATTAATTATGTGAAAGAAATTCTTAAAATGAAAACCGGCGCGTACCGTCAACTCCAGGTATTCGAAAAAACTAACGATCTAAGGAAAGTTGTCGATTTTATTATTGAACAGACGAATTTCGGCCTGGAGATCTGA
- a CDS encoding alpha/beta fold hydrolase: MQEFYHKWYTQYLSRDFEMLVFGHSGFPVILFPTSKGKYFENKDFGLIGSAAHLIESGKVKIYCPDGIDSESWYNYGIHPADRVKTHLAYERVILNDVIEFAKYETGSKTVGVAGCSFGGYHALNLAFRHPDKVSHLFTLGGAYDIKQFIMGYYDDNCYFNNPPDYMNNLNDPWFLDRIKKMGIILGTGEWDICLEENKRMSGILHSKEIPHWLDVRSSTGHDWPWWKEMFPYYLSRI, from the coding sequence ATGCAGGAATTTTATCATAAGTGGTATACGCAATATCTGAGCAGGGATTTCGAAATGCTTGTTTTCGGTCATTCAGGTTTCCCTGTAATTCTGTTCCCAACTTCAAAGGGAAAATATTTTGAGAACAAGGATTTCGGACTTATCGGTTCTGCAGCCCATCTTATTGAATCCGGTAAGGTGAAAATTTATTGCCCGGATGGCATCGATTCTGAAAGCTGGTATAACTATGGAATCCATCCGGCCGATCGTGTCAAAACCCATCTGGCCTACGAAAGAGTTATTCTGAACGATGTTATTGAATTTGCTAAGTATGAAACCGGTTCTAAAACTGTTGGCGTTGCCGGATGCAGTTTCGGAGGATATCATGCTTTGAATCTGGCTTTCCGTCATCCGGATAAAGTCAGTCATCTGTTTACATTGGGCGGTGCTTATGATATTAAACAGTTTATTATGGGCTATTACGACGATAATTGTTATTTCAATAACCCTCCCGATTATATGAATAATCTTAACGACCCCTGGTTCCTCGATCGAATAAAAAAAATGGGAATTATTTTGGGAACAGGTGAATGGGATATTTGTCTGGAAGAGAATAAAAGGATGAGCGGAATACTTCATTCAAAAGAAATCCCCCACTGGCTCGATGTAAGGTCATCAACCGGACATGACTGGCCCTGGTGGAAAGAGATGTTTCCGTATTACCTTTCAAGAATTTAA